A DNA window from Porites lutea chromosome 6, jaPorLute2.1, whole genome shotgun sequence contains the following coding sequences:
- the LOC140941663 gene encoding transmembrane protein 41B-like translates to MTVEDLPEKLLKVKGRSPLRQNYDNTYVNDMASTSRTVTDSSLKKSRTTAQQAESDTGPFVVLGLIFVASLVAMAFVYWSFPNLSLEDKDAVKLPRNMEDAKGLGRALSHYTNDYFTQVLVGFVVIYIFLQTFAIPGSIFLSILSGFLFPFPLALFLVCLCSSVGASFCYLLFYLVGRQLVQRYLPERVNQWQEQVSHHRDNLLSYIIFLRITPFLPNWFINITSPVIGVPLLPFFIGTFVGVAPPSFGFISAGVELHVLTTTGDVMSFKSVMTVIVCAILSLFPVIFKRQLKAKIE, encoded by the exons ATGACAGTTGAAGATCTTCCTGAAAAGCTGCTTAAAGTCAAGGGAAGAAGTCCACTGCGGCAAAATTACGACAATACTTACGTTAACGACATGGCGTCCACGTCGAGGACAGTGACAGACTCGTCACTCAAAA AGTCAAGGACAACAGCACAGCAAGCTGAAAGTGACACTGGACCCTTTGTTGTATTAGGTCTTATCTTTGTAGCATCTCTTGTGGCAATGGCATTTGTTTATTGGAGCTTTCCTAATCTTAGCCT GGAAGACAAGGACGCAGTAAAACTGCCAAGGAATATGGAAGATGCCAAAGGCCTGGGGAGAGCCTTGTCTCATTACACTAATGATTACTTCACTCAAGTTCTTGTAGGATTTGTTGTTATATATATTTT CTTACAAACATTTGCAATTCCTGGATCAATTTTTCTCAGTATTTTATCAGGATTCTTGTTCCCTTTTCCCTTAGCACTATTTCTTGTCTGTCTG TGTTCCAGTGTAGGTGCATCGTTCTGCTATTTATTATTCTACTTGGTTGGTCGTCAGTTAGTGCAACGTTACTTGCCAGAGAGAGTTAATCAGTGGCAGGAGCAG GTCTCCCACCACCGAGACAACCTCTTGAGCTATATAATATTTTTGCGTATCACTCCATTTCTTCCCAACTGGTTTATTAACATCACCTCACCAGTTATAGGAGTTCcacttttaccatttttcattGGCACATTTGTAG GAGTGGCTCCACCATCATTTGGTTTTATCAGTGCAGGGGTTGAGTTGCATGTACTGACAACTACAGGAGATGTAATGTCTTTCAAGTCTGTCATGACTGTTATAGTCTGTGCCATACTATCACTATTTCCAGTCATTTTTAAGAGACAATTGAAGGCGAAGATAGAATAA